GTCAAGGCTTAATCGGTCAGCCACATAGCTCAGAAGAGCTTAAAGTGACCTTGCCAGCTTGGCAAAAGCTTAACTTCCCGCACATGATTATCGGCCAAAGTAGCGTGGTTGGCGGTAAAACTCAAATCAACCTTGAGGTGATTGAAGTCGCTAATGGTAGAGTGATTAAGGGTAAGCATACCGTTAGTGATGCCGATCCTAAAGTGGCCGCTCACAAAGCCTCAAACCGCATTTATGAGCTACTCACAGGTAAAAAGCTTGACCTAAATGCTGCGCTGCTTTATATCGAAGAAAAAGACGTGGGCGAACAAAAAATCTCTACTCTAATGCTGCGTGACGCAGATGGTAGCAACCCAACACCTTTGATATCTGTTCCGGATTCTCGGATTTATGCGCCAGCCGTATCTCCTGATGGTCGCTATATCGCTTACTCATTACAAAAAAAATATAACAACGCTTATTTATACACATACGACAGACAGACCAGAACAATCACGCAACTGGTCAACTTAAAAGGCAGTAACTTAAATCCTAGCTTTTCACCTGATGGCAGTATGATCTTGTTCTCCAACTCAACCAATGCTGACTCAGACATTTATCGGGTTAGCAGCCGCGGCGGTCAGGCTGAGCGACTGTCTGCGTTAGCACTGCCTTATGATCAAGTTAGTCCAAGTTATGCACCGAATGGCAGCATCGTCTTCGTCTCTGACCATGCCAACCGTGGCAAACCAAGCATTTATCGTTATAACTTCAGAGGTGCACCGGTACGACTAACACATGGCGGTTATGCTACTAATCCAAGTGTTAGCGCAGACGGCACTAAGATTGCTTTTTTAAGTGGCAGTAACGCCGCTATTATGGATATGTCAGGTAATATTATTGCTAATTATGGCAGTACCGGACTGGACCAAGCGCCAAGCTTTTCACCTTATGGTCAACGTGTGGTCTATGCTAAAGGTGCTAAAAACAGCAGCCTAGTCGTTCGCTATGTTGATGGTGGGCAGCCGGTAACAATACCCGTTAACGGTGTCGCTAAATCTCCTATTTGGGTACCCAGCGGCAAATAACTGGCTGATTATTGAGAGTCAATCAAGTTCATAGGTTTTTAGATAAAAACGGATTTTAGAGTGACTCTTTCAAACTGAGCAGCTAATTTAAACTGAGCAGTTAACTGAGCAGGTTTTGTATCGACAAAGCCTGCTATTCCCCTAACCGCATTAACAGACAGAATAACTCATGGAAGTCATTATTCGTAAATCTCTTATGTTTTGCCAGCTTTCTGTGCTTAGCATTGCACTAAGCGCCTGCCAGCACATTCAAATTGCCGGCAACCCCATCCCAGTTACTGCAGATAAACAACCCAGCAGTGAACAAGCACCTCTCAATTCTGAAGTGAGCGATCAAGACCAATAAAGATAACCCTTTTTAAAGCTCTCTTTAAAACTCTGATTAAAATCTGGAAGTAACACTGGACTTCTAATAGCCCATATCTAATATAAGCCACATCTCGTAACTGTTATTTAACCGTTATTGCAAACGCATAATTAACATGGCCATGCGTCCAGTACTATCTACACCCAAATGGGTCTGACGCCGGTAAGAGTAATAACTGCTATCGCTATAACTACACGCATAAGCGCCGCTATGGCTGGTTTCAGTCGCTACTGACTGCTGCAACTCAACACCCAACTGCTTTAATTGCAACTGCGCCAGTTTCGGCAAATCTAACCACGCCTTATCTGGATTGTCATGATGACCGACTATTTCTTCACGCACCAAACTCACATCCATATCCAGCTGCTCACATCCTGCTAATAGCTTTTCGACCACGGACGACGATACTTCATAGCAGTTTTGACTGATACAAATGCCCATCCAGGCTTGAATCGGCTGTTGCTGAGTTGAGGGCTGCCCAGTTATCTGCGCGTAACAACTGGCAATCACCCCATTTGCCAAGCCCTGCCAACCGGCATGAATGGCGGCAATATGCTGAGTATTTGGGTTATAAAGCACAATCGGTACACAGTCGGCAGTCATAATCGCCAATGCTTGATTGGGCAACTGAGTGACTAGCGCATCCGCTTTTGGAGCAGTTAAAGCCAAGCGGCTGTCATCATCAATTTCAACCACTTTATTGCTATGTATTTGACTTAACCAATAAATCGCATCGATGTGAGCGGCAGATTTGGCATCTGACGGCTGTGATGATGATTCACTGCGTGCTAACTGCTCATGAACATGCTCATGCTCATGTTCATGTTGATTAAGCAGCGACAATAGCTGTGCTCTATTGGCCAAAACTTGCTGTGGATTGTCATTTACGTGCAGCCCCAAGTTAAAGCGACCAAAGCTACTCGCCTGCACTATATTGGTATCTTTATTCTCAATGACAGATTGTGATGGCTGAGTTAAATACTCGCCAGCGTTGGTCTGTACAATCAGAATATCTGGCGTTTGCGCCAATACGTCATAAACCGGTTTTATTTTTGTTGTTGGCTTCATGAGTTGTGCCTTGATATTTTTAATATTAATAATGCTCTGTTATAGAGTTTCTTTTACATGATTTGTATTACAAGCTTAAGTATTAAATAGCTTAGCACTGCATACTACTCGTCACTTAAGACCTCAGTCAATGCCACGATATCCTCAGGCAATGGTGCGGTCACTTCAATGGCCTCGCCAGTGACTGGGTGAATAAAGCCCAGCTTATAGGCATGTAACGCCTGACGTGGGAAATCTAAAATCGCTTGGCGCTGCTCTGCCGTAAGCCCTGCTCTGAGCTGTTTGCGATTACCATAAATATTATCGCCAATAATAGGGTGACCAATATGACTTAAATGCACTCGTATCTGGTGAGTACGCCCTGTCTCAAGACGCACATCAAGCAAACTGTAATTTTCATTTAATGCCGTGATTTTCATGATATGAGTCACCGCAGGCTTACCCATACTGGTGACTGTCATCTTGGTGCGCTGCACTCTATGACGGCCAATGGGTTCATCAATAGTGCGTTGACGGGTTAAGCTTGCTGCATCACCAGCGACCACACACTGATAATGACGATAGACACTTTTATCTCTTAATTGATCTTGTAAATCCAGCTGTGCAGCTTTGGTCTTACCGATGACCAATAAGCCTGAAGTATTTTTGTCAATACGATGCACCAAACCTGCTCTTGGCAGATGCGCCTGATTGGGATAGTGATACAACAGTCCATTGACCAAGGTACCAGTCCAGTTGCCCGCGCCAGGATGCACGACCATGCCTACTGGCTTATTGATAACCACTACACTGTCATCTTCATACAACACATCTAAATCAATATTTTCGGGCTTATCACCGCTGTGCTGCTCTAGCTTGGCTTCTAATAACAGTTGGTCGCCTTGCTTAACTCGGTATTTGGCTTTGATTTGCTTGCCATTGACTTGCAAGTTACCCGATTTTAGCCAATCTTGTAGTTGCGCACGAGAGTGATCAGCAAACAGTTCTGCAGCCAGTTTATCAATACGTTCGCCTGCCTCATCCTCAGTAACCGTATGCTCGGCGTAAATATCAAGCATGTCGCCGTTTGCATTGCCTTGTGCCATTTTAGCCGCAAGTGGAGACGAAGCTGACTGCGCAGTGCCTTGTAGCGGCTCGCTAAAGTCATCGTCTTCAATATCGCCATCGTCCAGTTCGCTTTCATCGAGCTCACTGTCGTCTAGTTCGCTATCGACATCTGATTCGCTGATGGCTTCTAATTCACTAGCTTCTAGCTCATCATCGGCATTGCTAAGGGGTTGATAATCTGCTTGTTCAGTACTGTCTGTCTGCATATCGGCTTGTGTTACGTTGTGTTTGGCTTGTTTCACGGTGTCGTTCACTTTATAGTTTGTAAAAATAGGTTATAAAAAAGAGTCAGTGTTAATTTAATATATTCAATAGGATAATCAATTTTATGTGCAGCCTCGGCTGACATCTTATATGCGCTAAGTGTAGCATGATTTGAGTGATAAGCAGGGACTGACAGCCGCTTCATTTTAATATTACTTTGACTATCTGGCACAGATAATCCTATACTTTGACTGATTTTGATTGCAGTGGGCTATCATTATTTAGCACCATCTACCATGATTTAACATCCTATTAGGGGTGTGTTTTGATGAGATTTAGCAACCACTGATGAGCCAATGAAGAGCACGAAATGAAATTACATTCAGGTTATAATAGCTCACAATCCTATACCCAAATATTATGCTGACGTGCTACACTAGTGCCACTAAAATTTGACTAAAATATTCTGCGGAGACTTCCATGCAGCGTGCGACAACTCCTTTTATGACAGCATCTTCTAATAAAAAGCCGACTCATTCACATAAAAACAAACTGGCTTTGGCCCTACTGACTGCTGGTATGTTAAGCCTTACTGGTTGCCAAACCCTAAAAAACATCACCGGTGATGATGACGCTGTGGCCAGTGCCAAAAAGTCAGATGCTCAATATTATGCGGATGCAGTAGAAGACATGGATAAAGGTCGCTACCTAAGAGCGATTGAACAGTTGACTGAGCTTCGTACCTTCTACCCTACTGGGCCTTATGCTGAGCAAGCTTTATTAGACTTGATGTATGCTCAGTTCCAGAACAAAGAGTATGAACTTGCGGTGACCAGCGCAGAAGAGTTTATCAAGCTATATCCACGTAACATCCAAGTAGACTATGCATACTATGTGCGCGGCGTTGCTAACATGCATGCCGGTACCAGTGGCTTATTAAGCTTCGCTCGTTTAGAACAAGCGCATCGTGATACCTCTTATTACCGCTTAGCGTTTAACAACTTTCAGGAATTACTGGCGCGCTATCCAACCAGTAGCTACGCCCCTGATGCCGCTCAGCGTCTGACTTACATTTATAACCAATTTGCAGAAAGTGAATTGGCTGCTGCACGCTGGTATATCAAGCGTGAAGCGTATGTGGCTGCTGCCAACCGTGCCAAATGGGTATTCCAATACTATCCATTAAGTGAACAGGTGCCAGAATCTATTGCTATCTTAGCCTTTAGTAACCAGCAATTGGGCTTAACGGACTTAGCTGAACAATACCGCACACTACTTCAGATCAACTATCCTGAGTGGTTAACCGATAATGGTAAAGTGAAGATCAGTAACAACCGTACCAGCAGTCTATTGAACCGTATTACTTATGGTAAATTAGGCCGTGCTCACAAAAATGCCGATGAAAATCCAAATCGTATGCCTAATTATACCGGTGAAACCAAGCAGCAAGTGATTCAGCAAGCAGCGCAGCTTCAGTTGCCAGATGATAATTCAGGCGCTACTAATAGCAATATGCCTTCTTTGCCGACCAACCGTCGTGGTATTAACCTAGGCTTAGGCTTGCCAGAGCAAAACGTTTCAGGTCCACAGCAAACGGCGCCACAGCCTATCCAAAGAATCTCTAGTCCAAGAGACATGTACCCTGAAGACTATAATACGCCTCCACAGACCCCTTCAGATGCTGAAGCTGGTGAGACACCTTAGTCTGTCTCACCTTGCAGCTTAAACTGCGATGACGATTGGCATGATAGACTTTTAGCTTATTATAGCTTTTTAGCCTATTATTAGCAGTTTGCAATTGTCGTTGATTGGTGATATCTGCCCTCTTGTTTTTATCCTTTATCACGATATGATAATCATATCAACACATCGGATTAAAGTAAGAGGGTTCATTATTTGACGACTGTGTTTTTGGGTCCTATTTTGCCGTCTTGGTGTTTTAGTATTTATACTTTGTAATCAGTTGCATCAGCAGTTTCATAACCCCACTCTTAGCCTACTATTAAGTCCCCTATGAGCATTCCAAACCATACTCTTGATCAGCTCAATAGCCAAGCCGACTTGGTAGGGATTATTGGTAAGCACACTACCCTAAAAAGAGCCGGCAAAGAGTTTAAGGGTAACTGCCCTTTCCATGGCGAAAAGACCCCTTCTTTTTATGTCAATCCCCGCAAGAATGTGTATAACTGTTTTGGTTGTGGCGTCGGCGGTAATGCCATCAGCTTCCTACGTGACTATGAAAATTTAACCTTCATGGAAGCAGTGCAAGAGCTGTCACGACAGACAGGGATTGAAATTCCCAAAGAAGACACCCGTGAGCTTCAATACAAGCGCCATACTAAGCCTGCACAACCGCAGCAGCCTGCTAATAATCAACGCGCTCAAAATCAGACTCAAACCCATAATAAAGCCCAAAGCCAACCTCAAAACCAAGCCCAAAATCAGAATCCGGATCAAGGTCAATCGCAGACGCCAAATCAGCAAAATCAAACCACAAACACCGGCGTTAATATTGACAATACTGACAATACCCCTAACTCAGTCAATCAAAGTACGTCAGCGCAATCGGACTCTGGACAGTTTGTGCCTGTAGATGAGGGCTACTATGATGGCTCAATGTATATCAGCGAATCAGACTATCTTGATACAGGCATGCCGCCTATCTGGTCAGATGCTGAGATAGACCCTAACTTTGATCCGTCTGCGCCTTACTTTGACCCCACAGGTGGCACTGCCGTTGATATTGCTCCTCAAGGGCCTCAAGAAGGTAACTTATATGACCTGCTGATTAATGTGGCTCAATTTTATCAGCATAACTTGTATAACAACTCGTTGGCGCTTAGTTACTTTCAAGAACGCGGTTTATCAGATAAGACCATTCAAGAGTTTGGACTCGGTTATGCGCCGCGTGGATGGCAACATCTCGAAGAAGCCTTCCCTCATGATACCGAAGGCTTAAAAGCACTAGGCTTAGTCAGACGTTCTGAAAAAGGGCGTGATTATGACCTCCTAAGAGACCGAGTTATTTTCCCGATTCGTGACAGTCAAGGACGGGTCATTGGATTTGCAGGCCGTGCACTCGATAACGAGGTTAAGCCTAAATATATCAACTCCAGCGACTCCCCTGTATTCCATAAACAGCACGTGTTATATGGCTATTACGAGTCACGCCAGCACCGTGCCAATGATTGGCTGGTAGTTGAAGGCTATATGGATGTCATTGCATTATATCAAGCAGGCATCTATGGCGCTGTCGCCTCAATGGGTACCTCAATTAATGAGACCCAAATTGCGCGTCTGCTGCAGCTTAACCCCACTTTGACCTTATGTTTTGATGGTGATGGTGCTGGTCAAAAAGCAGCTTGGCGCACTTTAGAAGTGGCACTGCCGGTGCTGAGTGATGACAAAGAACTGCGCTTTTTGTCACTGCCTGGCGGACACGATCCCGATACCTATATTGCCATGCAGGGTGTTGATGCCATGCGTGAGCAGATTCAGCGCGCCATGCCATTGTCGCAATATGTATTCGCTTATTTGAGCGAGCGCTACGACTTAACCACTGCTGAAGGCAAAGCTAAGTTGATGTCGCAGGTCCGACAATTAACCAACAATTTGCCCAAAGGCTCTAGCTTTAAGTATCTATTAAATAATGATATCTATCAAAAGTTGGGCGGCCGCAAAGGGCAAAAAAATGCGGCGCACGATGTCTTATTAAACTTCGACAGTGATTTGACCGTTAGCCGTCAGCTAGAACTGTGCTTATTATTTGCGCCCACTTTATTGCAGCCTGATCCGATTGAACGTCTGTGGGAAGAGTCCGGTGTAGCGGCAATTCGGCCCAATCGAAGTAAAAAGCATATGCAGCAACCGGTGCAACTGCCAGCCTTACCCAGCTGGCAAGATTTAAATAATCCAAGCTTATTACAGCTGGTGCAAGTCATTAAGCGTCTGTTGCCGTATCTGCCTAAAGATACCAATGCCGCGGCTCACTTTATTATGGCCAATCTACCCAGTCAGGTGCAGCAGACTTTAGCCAAGCGTTGGTATTCGTTTTGGTCCAATCTTAATCAACGCGGTATCATTGATGTCGATGAGTTGGTTGATGATTTATTAGCTCAATTGATGCTACAAGCACTGTCGAAAAAAATATCACAGTCTCGCAGTGTGCTGATTACTGATCATCTAAATAAGCAGCGCCAAGCACTGGCCAATTGGCTCAAACAGCAACAAGCTGAGCAGTCATCCAAACTTGACGCGTAGTTTTTATTGCTAGTTGCTATTGCCTAATTCCTAGTATTGGCAAACGCTATTATTGATAAATCCTATTCAAAGAAAATTACCAGTGTTTATCAATCAGCCGTTAATCAGCCGTTAATAAGCAGTTTATAACACATTGCTAAAAATATTAGGGCCATCAGTAAAGCGTCATAAATAAGTTTTACCATTGATATACAGCCAAGGGCTTTAAATAAAGCGCTTAGCCCCCATATATATTATATTCGCAGGTAGTATTTACTTGAGTCTTGTCTCTTACAAAGTCAGTATCCATGTTTTTTAACCGTTCAGATGTAACGGTAACGTGCGAATCTACTGGCGTAATTGCGGTGCTATTTTTGATATTATGCTATAATATCAGACTCGTTTTTTAAATTTTTGGCAGCAGATATAGTTGCTCAACCTAATGTCACTAGCTTTTGCAAAAAACTAAAACAATAAGACAACCATCTGGCCAATGAAAAACCAAATGCACCCCTCACTCTACCTTTAACCCACATCTTCTATTGCAAGCGAGATATTATGACCGATAAGGCAGCCTCTCAATCTACCTCTCAACTAGCCACCCTCATCCAGATGGGTAAAGAGCAAGGCTATTTGACTTATGCTGAGGTGAACGACCAACTTCCCGCCTCTATTACCGAAAGCGACCAAATCGAAGACATCGTCCAAATGCTTACGGATGTTGGTATTAAAATATTTGAATCTGCACCGGATGCAGATGATATCTTGATGAACGATGAAGCCAATGACGATGACATGGCAACTGACGAAGCTGCTGCTGTATTGGCAGCGGTAGAGACTGAGCCTGGTCGCACCACGGACCCTGTACGTATGTATATGCGTGAAATGGGTACGGTTGACCTATTGACCCGTGAAGGCGAGATTGTGATCGCCAAGCGTATCGAAGAAGGTATCCGTGATGTCCAGCATGCGATGGCTTACTGGCCAGGTACCGTACAGTTTATTCTTGATGAATATGACTTGGTTGAAGCGGGTGAAAAAAAGCTATCTGACGTGATTACTGGGTTTTTAGATCCAGAAGAGCAAGAAGCGGCTCTTGATGAGGAAGAAGAAGAAAAAATTCCAGTCATCACTAGCAAAACCAAAGCTAAAGACATCGATGATGATGAAGACGAAGATGATGCTGAGGACGAGGAAGAAGCCGAAGAAAGCGGCGGCCTTGACCCAGAAATCGTACGCCAACGTATCGAAGAGATTCGTGAATTATTTGCCACTGCCAAGCAAGCACTTGATGATTATGGCCGTGGTAGCGTTCAAGCAGAAGAAGCGTATGCTCAGCTAGCAGATCGCTTTATGCTATTAAAGCTAAACAACCGCATGTCAGACAACGTGATGGCCATCATGCATGATGTGTATGACGACGTGCGTAAGCAAGAGCGTCAAATCATGCGCTTGGTATTGCGCCGCGGTAAAATGCCTCGTTCAGAATTCCGTAAGACCTTCCCAAGCAACGAAACCAACGTTGATTGGTTGACCGATCGACTTAAGGGTAATCCTAAGTTTGCTGATAGCTTAGCCAAAGTGGTTGACGACGTGGTTGTGCTTCAGCGCCGTATCCGTGACCATGAAGATAAGCTGGGCATGGAAATCACTGAGATGAAAGAAGTGGCTCGCCGTATGGCCATTGGTGAAGCTAAAGCGCGCCGTGCCAAAAAAGAAATGGTTGAAGCCAACTTACGTCTGGTAATCTCTATCGCTAAAAAATATACCAACCGTGGCCTTCAGTTCTTGGACTTGATTCAAGAAGGTAACATTGGCCTAATGAAAGCGGTTGATAAATTCGAATACCGCCGTGGTTATAAGTTCTCAACTTATGCAACATGGTGGATTCGCCAGGCAATCACCCGTTCGATTGCTGACCAAGCCCGCACCATTCGTATTCCTGTGCATATGATTGAGACCATAAACAAAATAAACCGTGTCTCTCGTCAGTTGCTACAAGAAATGGGCCGTGAACCAACACCAGAAGAGCTAGGCGAACGTTTAGAGATGGACGAAGTTAAGGTTCGTAAGGTATTAAAAATTGCCAAAGAGCCTATCTCTATGGAAACCCCAATCGGTGATGATGAAGATTCGCATCTGGGCGACTTTATTGAAGACCAGACCATCTCAAGCCCAGTGGAAGATGCCACAGCGGCCGGTCTTCAAGAAGCCACACGTGATGTGTTAGGCAACTTAACTGAGCGTGAAGCGAAAGTATTGCGTATGCGCTTTGGTATTGATATGCCAACCGATCACACCTTAGAAGAAGTTGGTAAACAGTTTGATGTAACGCGTGAACGTATTCGTCAGATTGAGGCAAAAGCTTTGCGTAAGCTGCGCCACCCTTCTCGCTCTGAGCATCTACGTTCGTTCTTAGAAAACGATTAATCTTCAATTAAGATTAATCGTTAGATATGAAAAAAGCTGGGAGACATCTCTCAGCTTTTTTTATGGCCAGCATTTCAGCTAACTTATAGCACTCACAACAGGCAAAGCCAGTGACTTTAATAACCGTTTTATTGGCTATATCTTTAGTTTTTATGCTATAAAAACACCCAAAAGAGCAGTTAGGCCCCCTTTCTCAAAGGGGGATTTAGGGGGGATTCTAGCTATTGAAAATCACCCCTAGCGATACTCGATATACTTGAAGTTTCAACTTAATAACCCCATATAGGTGCCATAGCAAAATAAACATACCGGAGATAATATGGCTAACAATAACAAAAACATCGACCTAACTCGTGACTTGACCTTATACAGCGATCCATTTGCTAAAAAAACAGACATTCAAAATCCAAGCCTTTGGTCATTCCCAATGGATTATCCAATGAGCATCATTGGTCATGAAGGTGAGCATGATAGCTTGGTCAACGAAGTCAAATTGATTTTGGGTACCCACTTCCCTGATTTTGATCATGAAACCATCAAGGTCAAAAAATCAAGCACAGGTCGCTTTAGCTCAGTACGTGTTAAGCTTTATTTTACCAAAGCAGAAGAAGTGAACGATCTGTATGCGGCATTGGATAAAGCAAAAACAGTACGTACAGTGGTTTAATAGCTTACCCAGCTAGCACAATCCAACCAACGTGCCCTATACACTCAAAAAGCAAAAGAGTCTCTCTTTTGCTTTTTGTTTTGCTATAAGGTTAAGGCTTTTAAGTTAAAAAAGTACAGCACTTTAAAGCATTCAATAAATCAACGGACAAAACCCCAAACTATAAAAGTAGACCTACAATAATTCAGGCATAAAATCAGACAACATAACTTTTAATAATGGCTAGTGTTCGCTTTATTGAAATTATTTTCTAATCGACTTTGATGGTTGATTTTTACCCACTTTTACGGAACAAATTTATCACGCCTATTAAGCTGAATATATTTTTTGCTTTTTAGCCACATCGTGAAAATAGTTTAACCATGACCCCCTCGTTTACAAATTTTTAAAAATCACTATTTATGCCTATTATTTTATTCCCCTACTTTGGGAAACCGTCGCTAAGCAACAGCCATTCTGAGGTTGCTAAAAGTCAATGATTTTTTGCGACCAAAGCATATGCTCAAATCAGCGAACTTGAACTAATACACCGGCGTTTGTCAAGATAGAAAAACAAAAAGTTTTCCTTTATATTGTGTCTACAACAACACATTAGCCCTATATGTTGTGTTTGTGCTAATATACTGCCACAACACTCATCAGGGGCTATTTTGTTTGCATCTGAGGCTTTTACTCTCAATATCGTAATAACTAGCGGAGACAGCAATGACAAATATGGATAAATTAAAAGTAACAAAAAGAGATGGCCGCTTAGAGCCAATCGATTTAGATAAAATCCATAAGGTTATTACTTGGGCTGCTGAAGGGCTAGATAATGTGTCTGTCTCACAAGTTGAGTTAAAGTCACACATCCAATTTTATGATGGTATTAAAACCCGTGATATTCACGAAACCATCATCAAATCTGCTGCCGACCTTATTTCTGAAGATACCCCAGACTATCAATATTTGGCTGCGCGTTTGGCCATTTTCCACTTACGCAAGATTGCGTACAATCAATTTGAGCCGCCTCATCTGTATGACCACGTCAAAAACCTAACAGATTTAGGCAAATATGATCAGCACATCTTACAAGACTACTCTCGTGAAGAGTTTGATGAATTAAATGATTATATCGACCACTGGCGTGATATGAATCTTGCCTATGCTGCTGCAGAGCAAATGGCGGGCAAATACTTGGTTCAAGACCGTGTTACCAAGACCGTTTATGAAAGCCCACAGTTCCTATACATGTTAGTGGGCATGTGTCTGTTCGCCTCCTATGACAAATCTGAGCGCATGCATTACGTTAAGCGCTTCTATGACGCAGCGTCTACCTTTAAGATCTCATTGCCAACGCCAATCATGTCAGGCGTACGTACCCCATCACGTCAGTTTAGCTCGTGCGTATTAATCGAGTGTGGTGATAGCTTAGACTCAATTAACGCCACGACCAGCGCCATCGTACGCTACGTATCACAGCGTGCTGGTATCGGTATCAATGCCGGTAATATCCGTGCATTAGGTAGCCCAATCCGTGGCGGTGAAGCACAGCATACTGGTTGTATCCCATTCTACAAACTGTTCCAAACAGCGGTAAAATGCTGCTCACAAGGCGGCGTACGTGGCGGCGCAGCAACCTTATTCTACCCATTGTGGCACTTAGAAGTTGAATCATTATTGGTTCTGAAAAACAACCGCGGCGTTGAAGACAACCGTGTACGCCATATGGACTATGGTGTGCAAATCAACCGTACGCTATATACTCGATTGATTAAAGGTCAGGATATTGCCCTATTCTCACCATCAGACGTACCAGGCTTATATGAGGCTTTCTTCGCTGATCAAGATAAGTTTGATGAGCTGTATCACAAGTACGAGCAAGATGAAAACATCCGCAAACGTCATGTCCCAGCCGCTGAGCTGTTTAGCTTGATGATGCAAGAACGTGCCAGCACTGGTCGTATCTACATCCAAAACGTTGACCACTGTAATACGCACAGTGCATTCGATCCAAGCGTTGCACCGATTCGTCAGTCGAACCTGTGTATGGAAATCACCTTGCCAACTAAGCCATTAGACAACATCAATGACGAAACTGGTGAAATTGCGCTGTGTACACTGTCAGCAGTTAACCTAGGTGAAGTAGAAAACTTAGACGATATCGAAGAGCCAGCAGAGCTGATTGTACGTGCGTTAGATGCGCTACTAGACTACCAGGACTACCCAGTGAAAGCCGCTGAAAATGGTAGTATGCGCCGCCGTACACTGGGTGTGGGTGTCATCAACTATGCTTATTACTTGGCCAAAAATGGCGCAAGATACTCAGACGGCTCAGCACTGGGCTTAACGCACCAGACGTTTGAAGCGCTACAGTACTACTTACTGAAAGCGTCTAACAAACTGGCGAAAGAAAAAGGCGCGTGCCCAGCGTTTGAAGAGACCACTTACGCCCAAGGCATCTTACCGATCGATACTTACAAGACTGATTTAG
Above is a window of Psychrobacter sp. FDAARGOS_221 DNA encoding:
- the rpoD gene encoding RNA polymerase sigma factor RpoD yields the protein MTDKAASQSTSQLATLIQMGKEQGYLTYAEVNDQLPASITESDQIEDIVQMLTDVGIKIFESAPDADDILMNDEANDDDMATDEAAAVLAAVETEPGRTTDPVRMYMREMGTVDLLTREGEIVIAKRIEEGIRDVQHAMAYWPGTVQFILDEYDLVEAGEKKLSDVITGFLDPEEQEAALDEEEEEKIPVITSKTKAKDIDDDEDEDDAEDEEEAEESGGLDPEIVRQRIEEIRELFATAKQALDDYGRGSVQAEEAYAQLADRFMLLKLNNRMSDNVMAIMHDVYDDVRKQERQIMRLVLRRGKMPRSEFRKTFPSNETNVDWLTDRLKGNPKFADSLAKVVDDVVVLQRRIRDHEDKLGMEITEMKEVARRMAIGEAKARRAKKEMVEANLRLVISIAKKYTNRGLQFLDLIQEGNIGLMKAVDKFEYRRGYKFSTYATWWIRQAITRSIADQARTIRIPVHMIETINKINRVSRQLLQEMGREPTPEELGERLEMDEVKVRKVLKIAKEPISMETPIGDDEDSHLGDFIEDQTISSPVEDATAAGLQEATRDVLGNLTEREAKVLRMRFGIDMPTDHTLEEVGKQFDVTRERIRQIEAKALRKLRHPSRSEHLRSFLEND
- a CDS encoding YbeD family protein, whose protein sequence is MANNNKNIDLTRDLTLYSDPFAKKTDIQNPSLWSFPMDYPMSIIGHEGEHDSLVNEVKLILGTHFPDFDHETIKVKKSSTGRFSSVRVKLYFTKAEEVNDLYAALDKAKTVRTVV
- the nrdA gene encoding class 1a ribonucleoside-diphosphate reductase subunit alpha; this translates as MTNMDKLKVTKRDGRLEPIDLDKIHKVITWAAEGLDNVSVSQVELKSHIQFYDGIKTRDIHETIIKSAADLISEDTPDYQYLAARLAIFHLRKIAYNQFEPPHLYDHVKNLTDLGKYDQHILQDYSREEFDELNDYIDHWRDMNLAYAAAEQMAGKYLVQDRVTKTVYESPQFLYMLVGMCLFASYDKSERMHYVKRFYDAASTFKISLPTPIMSGVRTPSRQFSSCVLIECGDSLDSINATTSAIVRYVSQRAGIGINAGNIRALGSPIRGGEAQHTGCIPFYKLFQTAVKCCSQGGVRGGAATLFYPLWHLEVESLLVLKNNRGVEDNRVRHMDYGVQINRTLYTRLIKGQDIALFSPSDVPGLYEAFFADQDKFDELYHKYEQDENIRKRHVPAAELFSLMMQERASTGRIYIQNVDHCNTHSAFDPSVAPIRQSNLCMEITLPTKPLDNINDETGEIALCTLSAVNLGEVENLDDIEEPAELIVRALDALLDYQDYPVKAAENGSMRRRTLGVGVINYAYYLAKNGARYSDGSALGLTHQTFEALQYYLLKASNKLAKEKGACPAFEETTYAQGILPIDTYKTDLDQVCNEPLQLDWEALRSEIKAHGLRNSTLSALMPSETSSQIANATNGIEPPRGLVSVKASKDGILKQVVPDILNLRDQYELLWQMPNNDGYLKLVAVMQKFIDQSISANTNYDPTRFEGSRVPMKVLLKDLLTAYKLGVKTLYYHNTRDGANDAQADMVDDACASGACKL
- the dnaG gene encoding DNA primase, with the translated sequence MSIPNHTLDQLNSQADLVGIIGKHTTLKRAGKEFKGNCPFHGEKTPSFYVNPRKNVYNCFGCGVGGNAISFLRDYENLTFMEAVQELSRQTGIEIPKEDTRELQYKRHTKPAQPQQPANNQRAQNQTQTHNKAQSQPQNQAQNQNPDQGQSQTPNQQNQTTNTGVNIDNTDNTPNSVNQSTSAQSDSGQFVPVDEGYYDGSMYISESDYLDTGMPPIWSDAEIDPNFDPSAPYFDPTGGTAVDIAPQGPQEGNLYDLLINVAQFYQHNLYNNSLALSYFQERGLSDKTIQEFGLGYAPRGWQHLEEAFPHDTEGLKALGLVRRSEKGRDYDLLRDRVIFPIRDSQGRVIGFAGRALDNEVKPKYINSSDSPVFHKQHVLYGYYESRQHRANDWLVVEGYMDVIALYQAGIYGAVASMGTSINETQIARLLQLNPTLTLCFDGDGAGQKAAWRTLEVALPVLSDDKELRFLSLPGGHDPDTYIAMQGVDAMREQIQRAMPLSQYVFAYLSERYDLTTAEGKAKLMSQVRQLTNNLPKGSSFKYLLNNDIYQKLGGRKGQKNAAHDVLLNFDSDLTVSRQLELCLLFAPTLLQPDPIERLWEESGVAAIRPNRSKKHMQQPVQLPALPSWQDLNNPSLLQLVQVIKRLLPYLPKDTNAAAHFIMANLPSQVQQTLAKRWYSFWSNLNQRGIIDVDELVDDLLAQLMLQALSKKISQSRSVLITDHLNKQRQALANWLKQQQAEQSSKLDA